One region of Drosophila teissieri strain GT53w chromosome 2L, Prin_Dtei_1.1, whole genome shotgun sequence genomic DNA includes:
- the LOC122617767 gene encoding DNA polymerase zeta catalytic subunit isoform X2 has translation MAVSAEGIDGIYSVRLVIADFYMEKPQFGMDPCYSELRGKEIKRVPVIRVFGGNSRGQKTCMHVHGVFPYFYIPYDKKDFECLERAILQLAMHLDKAINISLGQGSSNAQHVFKIQLVKGIPFYGYHRVEHQFLKIYLFNPRFVRRAANLLQSGAILSKNFSPHESHVPYILQFMIDYNLYGMSYVHVPLEVLKFRRSHDDEEIPYANVKPAQLLDLISAKKMACSALEVDVSSNFILNRFQLVAKSKSNHTNPGIEAIWNDEKLRRQKLVEKHTDADDAEKVQAVPILQLPPTQERHQIEIAESDIFYRTALERKLMTLEQSTLSEQTLSDQTTLANVTIQTTLPGTKAQKRTFNLQKLLANSVYPEECSQDQQQLLVNASFIQNHVSCSYSSNVSLSTPKDESDYMDETVVDEELILSLTQPHGAIPHDATLREEDLELLDALQLLEEQNENESHVDLDSSLAPLSQHKNFELKPELLDKETAAAAGLFDEDCDTDEDADQETRHDYSTVLDDVDELLLKLTQSQLELAESKELKAYTKLPQVDGADDRLQRTPIKSISSKPKSSPPKTPTTPKGQKSLPKSPRTPKTSAAKKYAPLALTIESSSAMKSNDDFTGRSSNPRLSLQLDQGPESEKLRPEISLRKKVAMSELRRKSVEDSFVLLKNDCTPVSSRRRSTRNLDKTHIICSLTPRDRTPCLSVMFESPDGKQLPPEEEVKKPRRSTCHQVKDNLYMVGCEGSHKIESHRSEGSGFIELKPCQGPDECFSEIEKTKPQVLTTSYRGKPLTRARLSLSPQQNTKTSLKVTVALEQTTKVFSTNSKSPQQQLNCVSKKFDDLKTKRKTADENQISSDEKLQSGLFPQEQFVISSGDPANSSEKNPYPTSDDEAIESDTESDNIVNKLRKTPNLKRLRRSFRSELLTKQLTPSSAIRPPEILTTPQLSPKSNESHTPELMRSFYEHSLIVNSPSVFSDVLDSPEINIDSLKTAPPSPDSNSFVITPLELPPSYDEVIRGSRKMDIPEYEFQKPYYSNPSDVSKSVLGNDRGLASWRRQQLIAIGGPAMLQRHRGEQQIREYFSTKQRIAIEPAQLPPTWQEAQMWLKAKELFRQREEPKKSSDDSDSPIKIKRQKITMMLPAEEGGSGNEDAGEEFDCSLSLTPLSQAKNNCKATPISSKTKETGKNRLQHGTRLNFKEIQEEEPTSSQSNEQSVSSSATQSELDRSSFLRQLECSSQERQHDVSFGLSHATLDNTFGFKVNLENLQQAKADIDCNHLTIITLEVFVSTRGDLQADPMHDEIRCLFYAIEHSLPDENLPSKACGYIMVNTAQDLLSEGPLHGIDRDIEVQVVTNEAEAFEALLALCGRWDADIFAGYEIEMCSWGYVIDRAKHLCFNIAPLLSRVPTQKVRDFVDEDREQFTDLDVEMKLCGRILLDVWRLMRSEIALTSYTFENVIYHILHKRCPWHTPKSLTEWFASPCTRWLVMDYYLERVRGTLALLDQLDLLGRTSEMAKLIGIQFYEVLSRGSQFRVESMMLRIAKPKNLVPLSPSVQARAHMRAPEYLALIMEPQSRFYADPLIVLDFQSLYPSMIIAYNYCFSTCLGRVEHLGGSSPFEFGASQLRVSRQMLQKLLEHDLVTVSPCGVVFVKREVREGILPRMLTEILDTRQMVKQSMKLHKDSSALQRILHSRQLGLKLMANVTYGYTAANFSGRMPAVEVGDTVVSKGRETLERAIKLVENNEEWKVRVVYGDTDSMFVLVPGRNRAEAFRIGEEIAKAVTEMNPQPVKLKLEKVYQPCILQTKKRYVGYMYETADQAHPVYEAKGIETVRRDGCPAVAKMLEKVLRILFETQDVSKIKAYVCRQFTKLLSGRANLQDLIFAKEFRGLNGYKPTACVPALELTRKWMQKDPRHVPRRGERVPFIIVNGPPGMQLIRLVRSPHDILGNEGHKINAIYYITKAIIPPLNRCLLLIGANVHDWFACLPRKLLLTPAVGNANELAGARGAKSTISQYFSTTSCVIDCGRQTKAGICTSCIKNATKCVVVLSDKTARLERGYQLTRQICQACCGRLGSLQCDSLDCPVLYVLEGKRRELHQVEHWHKLLEYHF, from the exons AGAAAACCTGCATGCATGTACACGGCGTGTTCCCCTATTTCTACATTCCGTACGACAAGAAAGATTTTGAGTGCCTGGAGCGGGCCATTCTGCAGTTAGCCATGCACCTAGACAAGGCCATCAACATATCCCTGGGTCAAGGCAGCTCCAACGCCCAGCATGTGTTCAAAATTCAGTTGGTCAAAGGCAT ACCCTTCTATGGCTACCATCGCGTGGAACATCAGTTCCTCAAGATCTACTTGTTCAATCCGCGGTTCGTTCGCCGCGCCGCCAACCTTCTCCAAAGCGGTGCTATCCTGAGCAAAAACTTCAGTCCGCATGAGTCACATGTGCCCTATATCTTGCAGTTTATGATTGACTACAATCTGTACGGGATGAGCTATGTGCATGTTCCGCTGGAGGTTCTCAAGTTTCGACGCAGCCATGATGATGAGG AAATTCCTTATGCGAATGTCAAGCCAGCGCAGCTGCTGGACCTCATAAGCGCGAAGAAAATGGCCTGCAGTGCCTTAGAGGTGGATGTCAGCTCAAACTTCATACTGAATCGGTTCCAGCTGGTGGCAAAGAGCAAGAGCAACCACACTAACCCAGGCATTGAGGCCATCTGGAATGATGAGAAACTGCGCCGACAAAAACTTGTGGAGAAGCACACCGATGCAGACGATGCGGAGAAGGTTCAAGCG GTGCCAATTTTGCAATTACCGCCAACACAAGAGCGTCATCAGATTGAAATTGCCGAGAGCGATATATTTTACCGCACCGCTTTGGAGAGAAAGCTGATGACACTGGAGCAGTCCACGCTGTCCGAGCAAACGTTGTCAGATCAGACAACCCTTGCCAATGTAACCATACAGACCACATTGCCCGGCACAAAGGCCCAGAAACGCACGTTCAACTTGCAAAAACTTCTAGCCAACTCCGTTTATCCGGAGGAGTGCTCACAGGATCAGCAGCAACTGTTGGTTAATGCTTCCTTTATACAAAACCATGTTAGCTGCAGCTACAGCAGCAATGTCAGCCTGTCAACCCCAAAGGATGAGTCCGATTACATGGACGAAACTGTAGTGGATGAGGAACTAATTCTAAGCCTTACACAGCCTCATGGAGCGATACCCCATGATGCCACCT TGAGGGAGGAGGACTTGGAACTTTTGGATGCGTTGCAGCTGCTAGAGGAgcagaatgaaaatgaatcCCATGTGGATCTAGACAGTTCATTGGCTCCTTTGTCGCAACATAAAAATT tcgAACTGAAACCCGAGCTGTTGGACAAGGagactgcagctgctgcaggtcTCTTCGACGAAGATTGTGACACCGACGAGGATGCAGACCAAGAAACCCGACATGACTACTCCACCGTCCTCGACGATGTGGATGAGCTGTTGCTTAAGCTAACTCAAAGTCAATTGGAACTTGCGGAGTCAAAGGAACTAAAAGCATATACTAAATTGCCGCAAGTCGATGGTGCTGATGATCGCTTACAGAGAACACCCATTAAATCCATCAGTTCTAAGCCAAAGTCGAGTCCTCCAAAGACTCCAACAACCCCAAAAGGTCAGAAAAGCCTTCCCAAATCACCACGTACTCCGAAAACTAGTGCGGCAAAGAAATATGCCCCGCTGGCTTTGACTATTGAAAGCAGTTCAGCAATGA AAAGCAACGATGACTTCACAGGGAGATCGTCTAATCCACGCCTTAGTTTGCAGCTAGACCAAGGACCAGAATCGGAAAAACTTCG TCCAGAAATCTCTTTGCGCAAGAAAGTAGCCATGTCGGAGCTACGACGAAAAAGTGTTGAGGACAGTTTTGTGCTCTTAAAGAACGA CTGTACTCCTGTTAGTAGTAGGAGACGATCTACTCGCAATCTGGATAAAACACACATTATTTGTTCCCTTACGCCGAGGGACAGAACTCCTTGCTTGTCCGTCATGTTCGAATCACCTGACGGCAAGCAACTACCACCAGAAGAAGAGGTTAAGAAGCCTCGAAGGAGTACTTGTCATCAAGTTAAAGATAATCTATACATGGTTGGGTGTGAGGGTTCCCATAAGATAGAGTCCCACAGGTCAGAAGGAAGTGGTTTCATTGAGCTTAAGCCATGCCAAGGTCCCGATGAGTGTTTCAGCGAAATAGAAAAGACTAAGCCACAAGTACTGACGACTTCATATCGTGGTAAACCTCTAACAAGAGCAAGACTATCACTCAGTCCCCAACAAAATACTAAAACTAGTTTGAAAGTAACTGTTGCATtagaacaaacaacaaaagtttTTTCCACTAACTCAAAAAGTCCCCAGCAGCAGCTAAACTGTGTTTCTAAAAAGTTTGATGATCTCAAAACTAAACGGAAAACGGCTgatgaaaatcaaataagcAGTGATGAAAAGTTACAAAGTGGACTTTTTCCACAGGAACAATTTGTTATTTCTTCTGGAGATCCGGCAAACTCCAGTGAGAAGAACCCATATCCTACAAGCGATGATGAGGCCATCGAATCCGACACGGAAAGCGATAATATAGTCAACAAACTTCGTAAAACACCCAACTTGAAACGCTTGCGAAGGAGCTTTCGGTCGGAGTTGCTAACCAAACAATTAACTCCTAGTTCAGCAATAAGACCCCCTGAGATTCTGACCACGCCTCAGCTGAGTCCTAAAAGCAATGAAAGCCACACACCAGAGCTAATGAGAAGTTTCTATGAACATTCGCTGATTGTGAACAGTCCGTCGGTCTTCAGTGACGTGCTAGATAGTCCCGAAATAAATATAGATTCTCTTAAAACTGCTCCACCTTCTCCCGATAGTAACTCCTTCGTGATTACTCCCTTGGAGCTGCCTCCATCCTACGATGAGGTAATTCGCGGTAGCCGCAAAATGGACATCCCCGAGTACGAGTTCCAGAAGCCCTACTACAGCAATCCCTCCGATGTGAGCAAG AGCGTACTGGGAAATGATCGTGGATTGGCCTCCTGGCGTCGTCAACAACTGATAGCCATCGGTGGTCCGGCAATGTTGCAGCGGCATCGGGGAGAACAACAAATACGGGAGTACTTCAGCACTAAACAAAGAATAGCAATCGAGCCTGCACAGCTACCACCCACCTGGCAAGAAGCCCAGATGTGGTTAAAAGCCAAAGAACTTTTTCGTCAACGGGAGGAACCCAAAAAGTCTTCCGATGACTCAGACAGCCCCATCAAGATCAAACGGCAGAAAATCACTATGATGCTGCCGGCTGAGGAAGGCGGCAGTGGGAATGAAGATGCTGGTGAGGAATTCGACTGTAGTCTGAGCCTTACACCTTTGTCCCAAGCTAAGAATAATTGTAAGGCAACCCCGATAAGTAGCAAAACTAAAGAAACCGGAAAGAATCGCCTTCAGCATGGAACCAGACTCAACTTTAAAGAAATCCAGGAGGAAGAACCAACAAGCTCGCAGTCTAACGAACAAAGCGTCTCCAGTAGCGCGACCCAGTCGGAGCTAGATCGTAGTTCCTTTCTGCGACAACTAGAGTGTAGTAGCCAGGAGAGGCAGCACGACGTCAGCTTTGGACTTAGCCACGCCACCTTGGACAACACGTTCGGGTTTAAGGTTAATTTGGAGAACCTGCAGCAGGCGAAAGCCGACATTGATTGCAACCACCTGACAATCATAACCTTAGAGGTGTTTGTGTCCACGCGGGGTGATCTACAAGCAGATCCCATGCACGACGAGAttcgttgtttattttatgctaTCGAGCACAGTTTACCGGATGAAAATCTCCCTAGCAAAGCCTGCGGCTATATAATGGTTAATACAGCCCAGGATTTGCTGAGTGAAGGCCCTTTACATGGTATAGATCGGGATATTGAGGTGCAAGTTGTGACCAATGAAGCGGAGGCGTTTGAGGCATTGTTGGCTTTGTGTGGACGGTGGGATGCGGATATATTTGCAGGTTACGAAATCGAGATGTGTTCTTGGGGCTATGTGATTGATCGTGCCAAGCATCTGTGCTTTAACATCGCTCCCTTGTTGTCCCGAGTGCCCACACAGAAGGTCCGAGACTTTGTGGACGAGGATCGGGAGCAGTTCACTGATTTGGATGTTGAAATGAAACTCTGCGGTCGCATTCTGCTGGACGTATGGCGTCTGATGCGATCTGAGATCGCATTGACGTCGTACACATTCGAAAACGTAATATATCACATCTTGCATAAACGATGTCCCTGGCACACTCCCAAATCCCTCACCGAATGGTTCGCCTCGCCCTGCACCCGCTGGCTAGTAATGGATTATTACTTGGAGCGAGTGCGTGGCACTTTGGCTCTTTTGGATCAGCTGGACTTACTGGGACGGACTAGCGAAATGGCCAAGCTCATTGGTATTCAGTTCTACGAGGTGCTATCGCGCGGCTCGCAGTTTCGCGTGGAAAGCATGATGTTGAG AATCGCCAAACCAAAGAATCTGGTGCCACTTTCACCTAGCGTCCAGGCACGTGCTCATATGAGAGCCCCCGAGTATTTGGCACTAATAATGGAGCCGCAGTCACGATTCTATGCTGATCCACTAATCGTGCTTGACTTTCAGAGCTTATATCCCAGCATGATCATTGCCTACAACTACTGCTTCTCCACATGCTTGGGTAGAGTAGAGCACTTGGGCGGTAGTTCGCCCTTCGAATTTGGGGCATCGCAGCTTCGAGTTTCACGGCAGATGCTGCAGAAGCTACTGGAGCACGATCTAGTTACTGTTTCGCCATGCGGCGTTGTATTTGTGAAGCGCGAAGTGCGCGAGGGTATCTTGCCGCGCATGCTCACCGAGATCTTGGACACTCGCCAAATGGTCAAACAGTCGATGAAGCTCCATAAGGATAGCTCTGCACTTCAACGGATCCTTCACTCAAGACAGTTGGGCCTTAAACTGATGGCCAATGTCACCTATGGCTACACTGCCGCTAACTTCAGTGGCAGAATGCCtgcagtggaagtgggagaTACTGTAGTTTCCAAAGGACGGGAGACCCTGGAGCGTGCTATCAAACTAGTGGAGAACAACGAGGAGTGGAAGGTGCGTGTCGTTTATGGCGATACGGATTCGATGTTCGTTCTTGTCCCTGGTCGAAATCGAGCTGAAGCCTTTCGAATCGGTGAGGAGATCGCTAAGGCCGTCACCGAAATGAATCCACAGCCAGTGAAGCTTAAACTGGAGAAGGTCTACCAACCTTGCATTCTGCAGACCAAGAAGCGTTATGTGGGATATATGTACGAGACAGCCGACCAGGCGCATCCCGTTTACGAAGCAAAGGGCATAGAAACTGTGCGGCGAGATGGGTGTCCGGCGGTGGCCAAAATGCTGGAAAAGGTGCTACGCATATTGTTTGAGACGCAAGACGTCAGCAAGATTAAGGCGTACGTTTGCCGGCAGTTCACAAAGCTACTGTCGGGCAGGGCCAACCTACAGGACCTGATTTTCGCAAAAGAATTCAGGGGCCTTAATGGCTACAAGCCTACGGCTTGTGTGCCAGCACTAGAACTCACGCG AAAATGGATGCAAAAAGACCCACGACATGTGCCGCGCCGGGGTGAACGCGTCCCTTTCATAATAGTCAACGGCCCGCCAGGCATGCAACTAATCCGCCTGGTGCGTAGCCCGCACGACATCCTGGGCAACGAGGGTCATAAGATAAACGCCATCTACTACATCACCAAGGCAATCATTCCGCCGCTGAATCGCTGCCTGCTGCTCATAGGCGCCAATGTCCATGATTGGTTTGCCTGTCTGCCAAGGAAGTTACTCTTGACGCCAGCTGTAGGAAATGCCAACGAATTAGCGGGTGCACGAGGTGCCAAGTCCACCATTTCCCAGTATTTCTCTACCACCAGCTGCGTGATTGATTGTGGCCGTCAAACCAAGGCAGGCATTTGTACAAGCTGCATAAAAAACGCCACCAAATGCGTAGTTGTGCTATCAGATAAGACAGCGCGCCTGGAGAGAGGTTACCAACTAACCAGACAGATCTGTCAGGCTTGTTGCGGACGGCTGGGAAGCCTTCAGTGTGATTCCCTCGACTGCCCAGTTCTGTACGTCTTGGAAGGAAAGCGAAGAGAACTCCACCAAGTCGAGCACTGGCACAAACTTCTTGAATACCACTTCTAG